In one Pseudothermotoga sp. genomic region, the following are encoded:
- a CDS encoding tyrosine-type recombinase/integrase gives MENLLQEYVEYLRFVRRVSENTVIAYQTDVAQFLQFLREKGISLNSFGVKDGEDYLKQISKDRDKPMSVSTLARKISSLRNFFDYLVLRNYVSNNPWTRVKSPRLRKRMPDFLTREEVGAMLRASERNERDHLILCLLYYCGLRVSELCNLKVSDVSFSPAFVKILMGKGRKDRIVPLNIDLSNKLRHYITESQRTMEQFLFGGEVRIHPSTVFRIVRKYANLCGIKKKIHPHTLRHSFATHLLQRKVNVRVVQELLGHANLSTTSTYLHLLDEEKIAAVNSLIEEE, from the coding sequence TTGGAAAATCTGCTTCAAGAGTATGTAGAATATCTCAGATTCGTACGCAGAGTTTCAGAGAACACCGTGATCGCTTATCAAACCGACGTGGCACAGTTTTTACAATTTTTGCGTGAAAAAGGTATATCCTTGAACTCGTTCGGTGTGAAGGACGGTGAAGACTATTTGAAACAAATTTCTAAGGATCGCGATAAACCCATGAGCGTTTCAACGCTGGCGAGGAAGATATCTTCGTTGAGAAATTTCTTCGACTATCTCGTGTTGAGAAACTACGTTTCAAACAATCCTTGGACAAGGGTGAAGAGCCCGAGGCTCAGAAAGAGGATGCCAGACTTTCTGACCAGGGAAGAAGTCGGAGCGATGTTGAGAGCTTCGGAACGGAACGAGAGGGATCATTTGATCTTGTGCCTTCTGTACTATTGTGGCTTGAGAGTGAGCGAGCTGTGCAATCTGAAAGTGAGTGATGTTTCTTTCTCACCAGCGTTCGTGAAGATCTTGATGGGAAAGGGGAGGAAAGATCGAATTGTACCACTGAACATCGATTTGTCCAACAAATTGAGACATTACATAACCGAATCACAAAGAACGATGGAACAATTCCTTTTCGGTGGAGAAGTTAGGATACATCCTAGTACTGTGTTCAGGATCGTACGCAAATATGCCAACCTCTGCGGTATAAAGAAAAAAATACATCCACACACGTTGCGCCACTCTTTCGCAACACACTTACTGCAACGAAAGGTGAACGTGAGGGTCGTTCAAGAACTCTTGGGTCACGCGAATCTCTCCACCACGAGTACGTATCTACACCTGCTCGATGAGGAAAAGATTGCTGCAGTCAACTCTTTGATAGAGGAGGAATGA
- a CDS encoding SLC13 family permease: protein MIKQLIALGLFLGAYYVILSKTQRTSVKVFLLGLIAAVLKLSEGLTVENISRVVDFNTIGLLLGMMIIVAVMKTTGFFQMAAIYAVRLGRGQLKRTFLMLMIFIAVLSAFLDNVTTLLIFAPILFLVCDAAGVDPSRMLVLGIVASNIGGISTMIGDPPNIIIGLAGGLSFTSFITHLAPAAFLLTLISALLLTRDIHEEKESLEGLRKLATTNPIQAITDKKTLSKLIVVFVVTIVGFAFHERLKIDIAFIALVGASLSLILAGKNFEDVAKEVEWDTLFFFMGLFSLTYVVRELGLLSKFAGLVSLIRSPLLLTLLLVWLGAIMSALLSAVPTTVVLVPVVKHLVELGHPIQLWWAIALGIGIGSNTTPMGAAVNIVAISLLKKFTGKTLMFKDFFKVSSLIVLIGLMVSSLYALLLSFSGW from the coding sequence ATGATCAAGCAGCTCATAGCTTTGGGTTTGTTTCTCGGAGCCTACTATGTGATATTGAGCAAAACTCAGAGAACATCGGTGAAAGTATTCTTGTTAGGTTTGATCGCAGCCGTTCTGAAACTCTCTGAGGGGCTCACGGTTGAAAATATTTCACGTGTCGTCGACTTCAACACGATCGGTTTGCTCCTCGGTATGATGATCATCGTGGCCGTGATGAAAACCACAGGTTTTTTCCAGATGGCCGCCATATACGCGGTGAGACTTGGACGGGGACAACTGAAAAGGACTTTTTTGATGCTCATGATCTTCATCGCCGTGCTTTCGGCTTTTCTGGACAATGTGACCACGTTGCTCATATTCGCTCCCATCCTTTTTCTCGTCTGTGACGCAGCGGGTGTTGATCCGTCGAGGATGCTCGTGCTCGGTATAGTCGCCTCGAACATCGGTGGAATCTCGACCATGATAGGCGATCCTCCAAACATCATAATAGGTTTGGCCGGTGGCTTGAGTTTCACAAGCTTCATCACACATCTGGCCCCTGCAGCGTTCCTCCTCACGTTGATATCGGCGCTGTTGTTGACCCGTGACATACATGAAGAGAAGGAATCTCTGGAAGGTTTAAGAAAGCTCGCAACCACCAACCCGATACAAGCTATCACCGACAAAAAAACACTCTCGAAGCTCATCGTCGTCTTCGTTGTCACCATCGTTGGATTCGCTTTTCATGAGAGGTTGAAAATCGACATAGCGTTCATCGCACTCGTTGGTGCCTCTCTTTCGCTCATCCTCGCTGGAAAGAATTTTGAGGATGTTGCAAAAGAGGTCGAATGGGACACGCTCTTCTTCTTCATGGGGCTATTTTCACTCACGTACGTTGTGAGAGAACTCGGCCTTCTGAGCAAGTTTGCTGGACTCGTTTCGTTGATACGCTCACCCCTTCTTCTGACTCTACTTCTCGTTTGGCTCGGAGCCATCATGTCGGCTCTGCTGAGTGCCGTACCGACCACCGTGGTTCTCGTTCCTGTGGTGAAACACCTGGTGGAGCTCGGCCATCCGATTCAACTTTGGTGGGCGATCGCCCTTGGTATAGGGATCGGTTCGAACACGACTCCCATGGGCGCAGCCGTCAACATAGTGGCCATTTCCCTGCTGAAGAAGTTCACAGGTAAAACTTTGATGTTCAAAGATTTCTTCAAAGTTTCTTCTTTGATAGTTCTGATCGGTCTGATGGTTTCCAGCCTTTATGCGCTCTTGTTGAGTTTCTCAGGATGGTGA
- a CDS encoding molybdopterin molybdotransferase MoeA produces MGEMRFLKLATLQQVYSEYLRLVNPLDRVEQISVLESLGFVSAEDIPARQDLPGFNKSLVDGYAVRAKDTTGASTSFPAVLHFAFEVKVGEEPKRPLGQNEAAWIATGAMLPIGADAVVMAEHTQRFGEYVEVMKPVAVGENVFKKDDDVKLGQLIVTKGVRIGPGHLQLMFQLGIQRLKVFRRVSVGVISTGDEIVEPFEQNKSIAQVRDSNSYTLECWLKSLGFRIERVGLCRDDEEMLFKMLKDSMKNHDAIVIVGGSSIGTRDFTESAMNRSGKPGVIFHGILMQPGKPTVLGLLDGKPVVGLPGNPVSFTVSARFVLLPILRKLEGEIDFLPKPVGMVKLARNVSSRQGREHFVRVRLFVRDAQVWAEPLESETAQVSNLAMADGVIRLPANIEGLYAGDFAEFYPLWSGW; encoded by the coding sequence ATGGGTGAGATGAGATTTCTCAAGCTCGCTACACTCCAACAAGTCTATTCTGAGTATCTTCGGCTTGTGAACCCGCTCGATCGGGTTGAGCAAATCTCGGTGCTCGAATCGCTCGGGTTTGTGAGCGCTGAGGACATACCAGCGAGGCAAGATCTGCCAGGTTTCAATAAATCCTTGGTGGATGGTTATGCTGTTAGGGCGAAAGATACAACCGGTGCCAGTACGAGTTTTCCAGCAGTCCTGCATTTTGCTTTCGAAGTGAAAGTTGGTGAGGAACCAAAAAGGCCTCTTGGTCAGAACGAAGCGGCTTGGATCGCTACCGGTGCAATGTTGCCGATCGGTGCCGATGCCGTCGTTATGGCCGAGCATACCCAGAGGTTCGGAGAGTACGTGGAGGTCATGAAGCCCGTGGCAGTCGGAGAAAACGTTTTCAAAAAGGATGACGATGTGAAGTTGGGTCAGTTGATAGTCACGAAGGGTGTGAGGATCGGACCTGGTCATCTTCAGCTCATGTTTCAACTTGGGATCCAACGGTTGAAAGTGTTTCGGCGCGTGAGTGTCGGAGTGATATCGACTGGTGATGAGATCGTTGAACCTTTTGAGCAAAATAAATCGATCGCTCAGGTGCGCGACAGCAACAGCTATACACTCGAATGCTGGTTGAAATCTTTAGGGTTCAGAATAGAACGTGTAGGACTCTGCCGCGATGACGAAGAGATGCTGTTCAAGATGTTGAAAGATTCGATGAAAAATCACGATGCGATCGTGATCGTCGGTGGAAGTTCCATAGGTACGAGAGATTTCACAGAGTCTGCGATGAATCGGTCGGGAAAACCTGGTGTGATTTTCCACGGGATCCTCATGCAACCTGGTAAACCGACGGTGCTGGGCTTGTTGGACGGAAAACCTGTGGTTGGCTTGCCAGGTAATCCAGTTTCTTTCACCGTGAGCGCCAGATTCGTGTTGTTACCCATCCTCAGAAAGTTGGAAGGTGAGATCGACTTTCTTCCAAAACCTGTGGGCATGGTGAAACTGGCGAGGAACGTGTCCTCCAGACAAGGTAGAGAACATTTTGTCAGAGTCAGGCTTTTCGTGAGAGACGCCCAAGTTTGGGCTGAACCTTTGGAGAGCGAAACGGCACAAGTTTCGAACCTTGCCATGGCCGACGGTGTGATCAGATTGCCGGCGAACATCGAGGGACTTTACGCGGGAGATTTTGCGGAGTTCTATCCTCTCTGGTCTGGGTGGTGA
- a CDS encoding MogA/MoaB family molybdenum cofactor biosynthesis protein, protein MKVGIVVIGDRVSKNLMIDRNAETVENLLRDIGGRIEAKFVVPDEMDLIREKLLYLCEHGFDLVITCGGTGVSPRDVTPEATLSVVEKRLYGMEMAMMNEALKHTPTAMLSRAVVGVKKETLIVNLPGSPDAVRENLKAILPAIPHAIEKIKGSTKDCGSKF, encoded by the coding sequence ATGAAGGTGGGTATAGTCGTGATCGGCGATAGAGTGAGCAAAAATCTCATGATCGACAGGAACGCCGAGACGGTCGAGAACCTCCTCAGAGACATCGGCGGAAGGATCGAAGCGAAGTTCGTTGTGCCGGATGAGATGGACTTGATACGTGAAAAGCTACTCTATCTGTGTGAACACGGTTTCGATTTGGTGATCACCTGTGGGGGTACGGGTGTTTCGCCCAGGGATGTGACACCCGAGGCGACACTCTCGGTGGTGGAAAAAAGGCTCTATGGCATGGAGATGGCCATGATGAACGAAGCTCTGAAGCATACACCGACGGCCATGCTGTCTCGAGCCGTCGTGGGTGTGAAAAAAGAGACTCTGATCGTCAATCTACCTGGCAGTCCAGATGCAGTCAGAGAGAATTTAAAAGCGATCTTACCGGCGATACCACACGCCATCGAGAAGATCAAGGGTTCCACGAAAGACTGTGGTTCGAAATTTTGA